The genomic region TGAAAAGGTCCTTCGCTGCGCTCAGGATGACAGACGCTCTCTTAAATCACTATCTCACCATTTCACTATTTCACCACCTTACAGCTCCATAATATCCTCATTCCAGAGGGTAGGCTCGGCTTCGATGAACTCTTGCATCATCTCCACGCACTCGGGAAGGTTGAGGATTTCCACCTCCACGCCGTGCGACTGCAAGAACTCCAGCGACTCGCCAAAGGTTTGGGCTTCGCCTACCACTACTTTTGGGATTTTGAACTGCACGATGGTGCCGGCGCACATGTAGCAGGGCATCAAAGTAGTGTAGAGCACTGTATCGCGGTAGGTGCGCTGGCGGCCCGCGTTATTGAGGCAGTCCATTTCGCCGTGCAAGATGGGGTTGCCTTCCTGCACGCGCTTGTTGTGGCCGCTGGCTACCAGCTCGTCGCCGCGGCGCAGCGCGGAGCCGATGGGAATACCGCCTTCTTTCCGGCCAGCGCGGGCTTCGTCGATGGCGGCTTGCATGAATTTATCTTTCATGGGGTAGGGTTTATTGAAGTGGAGTAAAGCTATGCTAGTGGAATATCTAGCACATCATTTCGAGCTTGTTAGCGAATCTCGTGTGCTCCCGGCAATTTCTATTTGGCGTCAGCAGGCGAGATTCGTCATCCGTTCGGCATGACATTCATTGTCTGATCTTTTCTTACCGAATTACCGTGCGCAAATGCCCCGGTAGGCGCAGTACTGGCACCGGTCCAGGTCGTCGGTTTTGCGGATGGGTTCCAGTGGATCGAGGATGCGATGCACCAGCTGGCCCAGCAGCTCCTCGCTGGCCTGGCGAAACGACTGGCCGTCTTCAGTCAGAAACGACATATCGGCCGTGAGCAGGCCACCGGGTAGGTTGCGCATAGAAAGGATGGCCGCGTCGGCGGCCTGCTGGCCCTCTGCTTCCAGCATAAAGCGGTAGAGCCAGAGCTGCCGCACTTTCTCGGCACCCGAGCTGGCCTCTAGCAGCAGGCGCTCTACAGCTGCGGTGGCTGGTTCTTTGGCTTTTTGCAGCTTCAGCTCGAAACCTTGCACCATACCGGTTTTGTAATCTACCACCCGCAGGCTGCCATTGGGTAGGCGGTCGAGACGGTCGGCGTAGCCGATGAGGCGCACCGGTAGCTTTTCGCCATCGGGCATGGGCACAAATACGGTAGCAAAAAGCTGTTGCTCCAGCGCATGAATCTGCAGGGGTAGGGTGCCGGGCTGCGTGAGCAGGCTCTCGAAGTAGCGTCGCACCAGTTGCACGGCCACTTGGCCCAGCACGTAGTTCAGTCCTTCGTCGGCGCGGGCGTGGCGCTCTTTTTCCTCCCGGCGCAGGGCGCGGGCCACTTCTTTGTCGGTTTGCTTAAGGAGGGCCGGAATATCTTCGGCCGTGAGCGGGCGTTGCTCCTGCACAAAGGGCTGCAAGAGCTTTTCCAGAGCCGCGTGCACCGCCGTGCCGAAGCCATCTACGCCCAACGTTTCCTCTACCTCCTCAGCCTCTTGAAACCGCGCAATACGGGAGAAATAAAATTGCAACGAGCAGCCCACGAACTGGTTGAGCGCTGAAGGCGAGAGGCCGCGCTCCAACGCCCCGCGCAGAGCAGCCAGCATCTCGGTGTCTTTAGCAAGCGTGAGGTCGCCCAGTGGAGTTTCCACTACTTCAGTGCCTACGGGTCGTGTGAGATCTGGCGAGGGTAGGGCAGACGGTACCGTTTCTACTGTCAAATCGCGCAGCTCTAACCGGGAGTTTTGCAGGCGTAAGTCGTTCTCTATCTGTAACAAAAAGCGACTACGCTCGCCGGTGCGGCTGCCGTCGGCGCCGGGTAGCACGTGCAGCAAGTCTACGCGGCGGGCGCGCTGCAACAGGCGCCAGAACTGGTAGGCCGTGGCCGCTTCGTGGTCGGCGTAGGTGGGCATGTTGAACTGCGTGAGCACGTCGTAGGGAAACAGCGACGCGTGGTTTTTGGGGGCCGGCAACACCCGCTCGTTACAGCTCAAGATGATGATATGGTCGAAGTCCAACGCCCTGGTTTCCAGCAGTCCCATCACTTGCACATCGGCAATGGGCTCACCGGAAAAGGGTAGGCGAGTGCGGGCCATTTGCTCGTAGAGAAACCGCCGGAACGAGCGTACTGATAGCCGCTGCTCCCGGCAATCAAACACCGAATCGAGCCGCTTCACCAACGTGAAAAACAGGTACAGGTACTCCGCCTCAATGGCCGAATGCTGGTCCTGATAGGCTTTTTTGAGCAGGTCAATCAGTGTGTAGCAGGCGGCAATGATGTCGTCGCACGTATCCCAGGTGGCAAACAGCGCCTCTATGAGTGGGTGCTGGCGTCCCATCTCTAGCAGCTCGGTGGAGGGTAGCAGCACGGCCTGGCGCCTCACAATTTGGTCGCAGATGCGGTCTAGCAGGCCGCGGGGCTGCTCAGGTTGCTGGTTGAGCCAGTGCTGGTAGCGCCGCAAAAATGGGTGCGTCAGCAACTTTTGTACAGCCAAATGGTGGTAGCGCGGCACACCGTAGCCCGTTTCCTGTGAGCCTTCCCGAATGCCCGTGAGGTGCACCTCAAACAGCAAATCGACCAGGTTGAACAGTGGCGTGCTCTGGAAGCTCAGGCCCATGGTCACGTTGTACTCGGGCACGGCATCCAAGGGTAGGCCGTGTAGCACGGGCAGGAGCAGGGTTTCGTCGGGTAGCACCACGGCTACCTTGGCCTTGGGGTCGAGGCGGCGTGACTCGGCCAGCAGTTGCCCGGCCACTTTGCCCTGCATGGAGGAGTTGGCTACGCCCACAAACTGCACCTGGCGGGGTAGGCCGCGTAGCAGCTCGGGCAAGCCGTGGCCGGGTACGCCGCCAAACGCCTCGGCGGGCAGGTCCCAGTCCTTGGCGTAGCGGCGCAGGTGCTGGCCGGCGCGGTTGGGGGAGTTGGGTTCCAAGTAAAACGCGTCACCATCGAACAGCACCTCGGCCCGGCCGGCTTTGCGCAGGCGCCGGATCAGCCGTTCCTCCGACTTCGAGAGGGTGCCGAGGCCCAGAAACACGTGTTGGGGTAGGGTTTCGCCCGCTTCCAGGCGGTTTTTCACGCGGCGGGTAGCCAGGCGGTAGGCCAGGCCAGGGTAGGCAAGGTGGTCGTGCTCCATGCGTCGGCGCAAGCGCCAGTACACCTTTTCCAGGTCGTCCCAAAAGCGAAAATAGGCGGCAGTGGTGCTGTTTTCGGGCGGCGTGAGCGACAAGTCCCAGCGCTCCAGGGCCTTGGCCTGGGTGAGGTATTCAAAGACTTTCTTCGGATTGGCCAGGTTCTGATCGAGGTTGGAGAAGTCCTGAAGCAGCAGCCCCGACCACCCCACGAATTGGTCGAAATCCAGGTGGGCGTCGATGTCGCGCAGGATGTCGAACAGCAAGAGTTGCAAGGCAATGGGCTCTTCTACCTGCACACTGGCCAGCTCCACCATGTAGTCTTCCATGGCCGCAATGCGTGGGCTCCACACGGCCTGGCCTACCTCGGCGGCCAGCGACAACTCGTTCTTCAGGTACACCACCGCCCGGCGCGTGGGCACCACCACCACCACATCCGACAACTCGCTGCCGGGGTAGTGCGCCAGCAGGTGGCGTGCAGCCTGAGCGAGGAAGGGGGTAGGGGCGGAAGCGGCAGTAGTGTGCAGGACGGCGGGGGCGAGTTCGATATTCATCTTTAGTAAAGATACCTGGCTCTTCTCAATGTCTGGCTGCTGTTATCTGTTCCAATTGCTACCAACTTCATGCTCAAACAACTGCGGAGTGAGTCGCGAGAAGATACTGAAACCAGATTCAACTCTACTTACCAAACTCCACCGGCCGTATGCCTAAAATCAACAGCTTCAGTGTATATACTGCCAAAGCCAAGTTGGCTAATCCTATTTCTGACGCGACACACACGCTCACCGAAATTTCGTTTTTGGTACTGCGCATCACCACCGAAACAGGCGTAGTAGGCGAGTCCTACCTACTGAGTTTTCAGTACAGTCCGCAGGCTATTGCTGGGGCCATAAAAGATGCCGGCCAGGTGGTGCTAGGCGCAGAGGTTTCCGAGACGGTGAAAGTATTCGAGCAGCTCAACCAGGCGAACGAATACTTTGGGATGGAGGGAATCAACCGGTGGGCACAAGCCGCTTACAACATTGCCATGTGGGATGCCTGGTGCAAAATACTTGGCCAGCCCATTTGGAAAGTGCTTGGTACATCGAGAACAGAAGTGCCCATTTACGGCAGCGGCGGGTGGATTTCTTACTCCGTGGAAGAGCTGATTGGTGAGGTAAGCGCCTACAAGGCACGCGGTTTTCAGGCCGTGAAAATCAAGGTAGGCAAGCCCGATTGGAAAGAAGACCTAGAAAGGTTGCGGCTCGTGCGCGAAGCCGTGGGGAACGACATCGGCATTATGATGGACGCCAACCAGGGCATGACGGTGCCGAATGCCCTGGCGCTGGCCCGGGCCGCCCGCGAATTACATATTCAGTGGTTTGAGGAGCCCATTGCCCACCACGATTTTCAGGGCTACGAGCTGCTGCGCAACCAAGCGGGTATTTCGCTGGCCATGGGCGAGCGGGAGTATTCTACCCTCCCCCTGCGCGAGTTGCTCAGCCGCAATGCCATCGACATCTGGCAACCGGATATTCTGCGCCTGGGTGGGGTAGAGGCCTGGCGCGACAGTGCGGCGCTGGCCAATAGCTTCAACGTTCCGGTGCTGCCGCACTACTACAAAGACTACGATATTCCCCTGCTCTGCACCATTGCCAATGGCGCCGGCGCCGAGTCGTTCGACTGGATAGATCCGCTAATTGACCATCCGCTGCAAATAACGAATGGCATGGCCCGCCCGCACAATCGGCCCGGCTGGGGTTTCAGTTTCAAAGACGCGTCGCTGACGGAAATCTAATAGGGTATGAACACGAAAATCGACTCGCTTTTTTCGCTGGCGGGCAAGCGAATTATTGTCACCGGGGCCTCCAGTGGCTTAGGCCTCGACCAGGCCATTATGCTAGCGCAGTGCGGCGCCGAGGTATTTGCCCTGAGCCGCACCGGTCACATCAAAGTGGCGTACGACGCGCCAGTGCCGGACAACATCTCCTTTATCCAGCTGGATGTGACGGATGAGGCGGCCGTGAAGGCGGTGTTCGACCGTATCGGCACAAGCGGGGGCATCGATGTGCTGATCAACAACGCCGGCATCACCCAGCGCAAGCGCGCCGAAACACTCAGCACAGAAGAATGGGAAGCCATTCACGCCGTAAACGTGACGAGCGTTTTCACTTGCTGCCGGCAGGCGTTTCCATATTTAAGCCAATCGGCACACGTGGGACGCATTATCAATATTTCCTCCATGGCTTCCTACCTAGGTTTTTCGGAGGTGGTGCCGTATAGCTCCAGCAAATCGGCGGTGGTGGGCATCACGCGGGGGCTGGCCGTGGAGTGGAGCCAGCAGAATATTCTCGTCAACTCCGTATCGCCGGGCTGGTTTCCTTCCGAAATGAGCCAGCAGGTGATGGATGAGGAACGCAAGCAGAAGATCTTGCAGCGCATGCCTCTGCACCGGTTTGGGCGGCCCGAGGAGCTGTCGGCACTGATCTGCTTCTTGGCTTCTCCCAGTGCTACCTACATCACGGGGCAGGACTTCAGCGTGGATGGTGGCGCGCTGGCATTTGGTTTCTGATGGCAGTAGGGTAGGAGGCTCCGGTATTTTCGTTTTCTTTCTGCTCCTGTACTTACCTACTTCCTGCTTATTACGCATGAAAAAACTCTTCCTCGCTACGTTCTTACTGGCTGCTTCTGCCGCGCCGCTGGTTGCTCAGCAGCAAATTTTGCCGCTCTACCCTAGTGCAATTCCCGATTCTAAACCCAATAAAAGCGTCACGGAAACCGCCGAGAAGCGCCCCAATGTCGCCGAGTTTGTACGGCAGGTGGTGCAGCCCAAGCTACTGGTGTACCCCGCCCCGGCCGACAAAGCCAACGGCACGGCCGTGGTGGTGTGCCCCGGCGGTGGCTACGGTTTTCTGTCGATGGTGAACGAGGGCTACCAGGTAGCCGAGAAGCTGAACGCCATGGGCATCACGGTATTTGTGCTGAAATACCGCCTACCCGACGACCGTACTCAACCCGATAAAAGCATAGCGCCGTTACTGGATGTGCAGCAAGCCATTCGGATGGTGCGCGAACAGGCGGCCAAGTTCAACGTCAACCCCAACCGCATTGGGGTGGCAGGTTTCTCGGCGGGTGGGCACTTGGCCAGCACGGCGGGCACGCACTTCGCGAAGCCAGTAGGCAATAAGCCTGGTCCCACCTCCGTGCGCCCCGATTTTCTGATTCTGGCCTACCCCGTCATCACCTTCAACGACAGCCTCACGCACCGGGGCTCACGGGAAAATTTGATTGGCAAAAACGCGTCGGCTGAGCAAGTGCAGCTGTATTCCAATGAGCTGCAGGTGTCAGCCCAAACGCCCCCTACCTTCCTGATACACACCCAGGACGACGGGGTGGTGCCGGTGCAGAATAGCCTGCTGTTCTATCAGGCCTGCCTGCGCCACAAGGTGCCCGTCGAGATGCACCTCTACCCCAAAGGCGGCCATGGCTACGGTTTCTACAACCGGACCACTAAGGACGATTGGGCGGAGCGACTACGTAACTGGCTGGATATGAATGGGTGGCTGACGAAGTAGCTGGTAATAGAGTTAGATTAAAAAGCAGTGCCCCTCCTTTCTCAAGGAGGGGCACTGCTTTTAACTGATAATGGTAATGGTCGAGCTACTCTTTAGTAAACCTACCCAGGTAGCCTCCGCCATCTGCTAGTTTGAGCGTCAGCTTGTTTTGTTTGCTGACCTTGCTCTTCTGGATGGTATCTGCCTTTGGGTTGCCGGCTTCATCGGCTAGCGTTGCAGCTTGGTAGCTGCCTGCGCTAAGAAAACCTAGATCAACGGTGACTGACTGCGCTTTTTCGCCGTTCAGGGCGGCCAAGTACCAGGTGGTGCCGTTGCGGCGCGCCAGTAGAGACAGCGTGCCTATCTCACTGGCAGGTAGCACAATTGTTTCGTCCCACACGCTGGGCATGTTTACAATTAAGTCTTTGGCTTTGCTGGCCAGCATGGCTTCGGGGTTGGCAGCCACGCACAGAAAGGGCGAGGTGAACGTAGCCATCGAAGCCATTTGGTGGGCGAACGTAGTGCCCTTGCCGATGTCGCGGAAGGTGAGGGGAGTGTAGTCGCCGTGGCCGGCGAGGTAGCGCGTGAAGGGTAGGGTAGCGTTGTGTGCGGGCCACACGGTTTCGTTTTCCAGGCCCCGCACGCCTTCCCGCGTTACCTCATTAGGCCAGGTGCGCGCTTCACCGGTGGGCTTGTTGGCGCCGTGGAAATCCAGCATCAGCTGTAGCTCAGCCGCATCGTGTAGGGCGGCCTGGTAGAAATCAATGATTTCCTGCGACTCGGTGTTGAAGAAGTCGATTTTCAACCCGACTACCCCGATATCCTTGCATTGCTTGAAAAAAGCTTTGCGGGCCGCCGGGTCTTTCAGGCCGGGGGTACCATCGTGGTCGGGGTAGGCTTTCCATACCCAAACTTTCACGTTTTGTGCGGCGGAGTAGGTCACCAGTTCCTGCACCAACTGCCACGGGTCTTTGCCGCCATCCTTCCAGCGCGACCAGCCTTCATCCACCAGATTGTACTGGAAACCCAGCTGCCCCGCCCACTGCGAAAAGCGCTTCATGTTCTCAAACGTCACGCCGCCGTTGCCGGCCAGCCACGACCACACGCTCTTGCCCGGCTGGATCCAGCTGGTGGCCATGCCCTGCGGAAACAGCTGCGGGTCGGGCTTGGGCGCCACGTTGTGCACGATGTCGCAGTTGACTAGCGTATTCAGATCGGGCCCTACCTCGATGATGCGCCAGGGCGTTTCGACGGGGCCGGTTTTCTTGGTAGTGCCGGTTAGGTTGGCCTTGAACACGCGCTTGCCCTCCGCTACCAGCGACATGCCCGCAAAATCGGTGAGGCCGCCTTCGGTGATGGCCAGGTAGCCTTGCTTGCCGGGCAGTTGCACCGTGAGCGGCGGCCCGGCTTTCAGGCCAGCCTGCACGTCTTCGATGCGCTGCTGCTGATACTTGCCCTCATAGTTACCAATGTCGGGCTGGGTCCACACGGTGCTGCCCGCGGGTAGGGTAAAGCGGGTGTTGTCGGCCGTGGTGGTGCTGGCGCCGGTCTGGCCTACTACGTAGCGCAGGGCCACGCCATCGTTGAACACACGTGTTTCCAGTTGGAAACCAGGTGCGTTGCTGCCACCCTGTACCGGCAAGATGGCTTCGTTGTAGCGGTTCACGGCCTTGCTGTGCACGCCGCGCCATGCGTAGGTTTCATTTACAGACGTGCGTTTCACGGTGCCAAACGAGCTGCCTTTGCCAATCTCCTGCTGATTGAGTTGCAGGCCTAGCGTAGAGGGCTCCACCACTGGCTTGCCTTTATACAGAACCCGGTACTGTAGTTGGCCTTGGGTGAAAAACAGCTCCACCTGCAAGTTCTTGTCGGGGCTAACCACAGTAGTGGGTTTGGTTTGCGCCAGCAAGTGGTGGAGGGGGAGGGCTTGACTCAGCAACAAAGCAAAGCCGAACAAGGAAAGTTTGTGCATAGTAGGTCTGAAAGATGGTTAGGGTAAGGTGCGGGATAGAAACTAGAAGCTAGATATTAGGGCTAGTTCCCCTCCTTTTTTCAAGGAGGGGTGGCCGCAGGCCGGGGTGGTAAAATCGTTTGAACGACAACTCGCTTTTAGCTTTTCTAGCCTTCTGTTGTCTAGTCTTAACATCGTTCTGACAGTTTTACCACCCCGGCCTGTGGCCACCCCTCCTTGAAAAAAGGAGGGGAATTCGTTCTAACCTCCAGCTTCTAACATAATGGTCTTTTACTGGGTGATGACGGCTACCTCGCCGCCGTCGCGGAATAGGCTAAAAGGTACGAAATACCCCTGGCTAGCAGTCCCGTTTACCTGAATGCTGCGCAGGTTGCGGCCTGTGCCGGTGTGCTTCACCGTCAGGGTCTTGCCGCCGGGCATGTGCCACTGCACCTCATCAAAGACGGGCACGCTCACGATGTAGCGGGCGTCGGCGGCGGAAAAGGGGTAGAGGCCCGTGGCGCTGAACACGTACCAGGCCGACATCTCGCCGGCGTCGTCCATGCCGGAGTAGCCCAACTTGTCTTTGCCCATGCCGTAGAAGCGGTCCATAATCTCATCGAGCCGGCGCTGCGACTTCTCGGGCTTGCCCACGAAGTAGTATGAAAACGGCGCCTCGTGGTCGGGCTGGTTGCCGTGGCAGTACTGCCCAATGAAGCCCGACACGTTGCGAGCAATGTAGCTGGTGTTCCAAGGCACTGTAAACAACGAGTCGAGCTTAGCCTCGAAGGCCTGCGGGCCGCCGTACAGCTTCACCAGACCGGGCATATCGTGGGGCGCGAAGAACGATACCTGCCAGGCGTTGGCTTCGCGGAACATATACTCGTAGTAAGGATATTCGGGATTGAAGTTCTTCACCCACTGCCCGTTGGCCAGGCGGCCGCGCATGAACTTGGTGCCGTGGTCGAACACGTTGCGGTAATTCTGGGAGCGGGCCATCAGGGTGCGGTAGTTGGCGGTGTCGTTCAGCGCCTTCGCCATCTGGGCCACAGCGTAGTCGTCGAAAGCATACTCCAGCGTTTTCGACACGCCGGCCTTACCCTTGCTTTCTACGTGCGGCTTGGGCACTTCCTCGGTGGCGATGTAGCCTTTCTCGATGTACTCCTTGATGTGGGGGCGCGTGCCGCCTTCCACGTTGGCGTTGCGCAGCATCAGGCGGTACACATCCTGCACGTCGAAATTGGTGAGGCCGCGCTGATAGGCACCCGCAATAAAGGAAGCCGCATGGTCGCCGTGGAAGAAGGTAGGCAGGAACCCAGTTTTCTTGCCTTCATCGTGCATCGACTTAATGACATCGATGGTGGCCTCAGGCGCGAGCATGCTCATGAGCACGTCCTTGTTGCGGTAGGTGTCCCACAGCGAAGGCTCGGTGTAGTAGTTGAAGTCGGCCTTCACCACGTTGCCCTTCGTGTCGCGGAACTCGCCGTTCAGGTCGCTGCGCAAGGCCGGCCACAGGAAGGAGCGGTACAGGCAGCTGTAGAACATTTCCTTCTGCTTGGGCGTGCCGCCCTTCACATCCACCTGCGCCAGCATCTTCTCCCAGGTATCGGCGGCGGCGCGGCGCACCTCGTCAAACGAGCGGCTGCCGATTTCCTGCGCCAGGTTCTGCTTGGCATTCTCGATGCTCACGAAGGAAATACCTGCGCGCAGCTCCACGGGCTTCTTGCCGCCATCGGCGAGGCGTAGCACAGCCAAACCGTCTTTGGTGCCGGGGCCGCGCACGTCTAGGTTCTGCATCGGCTCGCTGAGCGTGGCGTAGAAAAATACCGTTTGCCGGCCGGTTTCCTGAAAGCCCTGTACGGCCGCGTCGCCAGCCTTTTCCATGGCCCAGTTCGAGACCCGCTCGTTGGACTGCGCCAGCTTGAACACGATGCTGCGATTGTCCTTCTGCGCAAACCGGTACCGATGAAACCCAGCTCGCAGGGTAGAAGTCAGCTCTACCTGCACGCCGTAGTCTCGCAGCGTCACGCCATAGAAGCCCGGCGAGGCCGTTTCCGTTTTCTTATCGAAGCGAGAGGAGTAGTCGCCCTTGGCATTGGCCGCACCCGTAACGGGTAGCACGGGCAGGTGGCACAGGTTCCAGTGGCCTTTGTTGGTATGGGCAAACGCTACAATAACCGAATCCTCGTAGTCGTAGCCAGCGCCAGTGTGGAACTCCGTGATGGGGCTCAACTGCACCATAGCGTTGGGTAGGGCGCTGCCCGGAAACACCAGGCCG from Hymenobacter aerilatus harbors:
- a CDS encoding nucleoside deaminase, encoding MKDKFMQAAIDEARAGRKEGGIPIGSALRRGDELVASGHNKRVQEGNPILHGEMDCLNNAGRQRTYRDTVLYTTLMPCYMCAGTIVQFKIPKVVVGEAQTFGESLEFLQSHGVEVEILNLPECVEMMQEFIEAEPTLWNEDIMEL
- a CDS encoding PD-(D/E)XK nuclease family protein; the encoded protein is MNIELAPAVLHTTAASAPTPFLAQAARHLLAHYPGSELSDVVVVVPTRRAVVYLKNELSLAAEVGQAVWSPRIAAMEDYMVELASVQVEEPIALQLLLFDILRDIDAHLDFDQFVGWSGLLLQDFSNLDQNLANPKKVFEYLTQAKALERWDLSLTPPENSTTAAYFRFWDDLEKVYWRLRRRMEHDHLAYPGLAYRLATRRVKNRLEAGETLPQHVFLGLGTLSKSEERLIRRLRKAGRAEVLFDGDAFYLEPNSPNRAGQHLRRYAKDWDLPAEAFGGVPGHGLPELLRGLPRQVQFVGVANSSMQGKVAGQLLAESRRLDPKAKVAVVLPDETLLLPVLHGLPLDAVPEYNVTMGLSFQSTPLFNLVDLLFEVHLTGIREGSQETGYGVPRYHHLAVQKLLTHPFLRRYQHWLNQQPEQPRGLLDRICDQIVRRQAVLLPSTELLEMGRQHPLIEALFATWDTCDDIIAACYTLIDLLKKAYQDQHSAIEAEYLYLFFTLVKRLDSVFDCREQRLSVRSFRRFLYEQMARTRLPFSGEPIADVQVMGLLETRALDFDHIIILSCNERVLPAPKNHASLFPYDVLTQFNMPTYADHEAATAYQFWRLLQRARRVDLLHVLPGADGSRTGERSRFLLQIENDLRLQNSRLELRDLTVETVPSALPSPDLTRPVGTEVVETPLGDLTLAKDTEMLAALRGALERGLSPSALNQFVGCSLQFYFSRIARFQEAEEVEETLGVDGFGTAVHAALEKLLQPFVQEQRPLTAEDIPALLKQTDKEVARALRREEKERHARADEGLNYVLGQVAVQLVRRYFESLLTQPGTLPLQIHALEQQLFATVFVPMPDGEKLPVRLIGYADRLDRLPNGSLRVVDYKTGMVQGFELKLQKAKEPATAAVERLLLEASSGAEKVRQLWLYRFMLEAEGQQAADAAILSMRNLPGGLLTADMSFLTEDGQSFRQASEELLGQLVHRILDPLEPIRKTDDLDRCQYCAYRGICAR
- a CDS encoding mandelate racemase/muconate lactonizing enzyme family protein, with the translated sequence MPKINSFSVYTAKAKLANPISDATHTLTEISFLVLRITTETGVVGESYLLSFQYSPQAIAGAIKDAGQVVLGAEVSETVKVFEQLNQANEYFGMEGINRWAQAAYNIAMWDAWCKILGQPIWKVLGTSRTEVPIYGSGGWISYSVEELIGEVSAYKARGFQAVKIKVGKPDWKEDLERLRLVREAVGNDIGIMMDANQGMTVPNALALARAARELHIQWFEEPIAHHDFQGYELLRNQAGISLAMGEREYSTLPLRELLSRNAIDIWQPDILRLGGVEAWRDSAALANSFNVPVLPHYYKDYDIPLLCTIANGAGAESFDWIDPLIDHPLQITNGMARPHNRPGWGFSFKDASLTEI
- a CDS encoding SDR family NAD(P)-dependent oxidoreductase — translated: MNTKIDSLFSLAGKRIIVTGASSGLGLDQAIMLAQCGAEVFALSRTGHIKVAYDAPVPDNISFIQLDVTDEAAVKAVFDRIGTSGGIDVLINNAGITQRKRAETLSTEEWEAIHAVNVTSVFTCCRQAFPYLSQSAHVGRIINISSMASYLGFSEVVPYSSSKSAVVGITRGLAVEWSQQNILVNSVSPGWFPSEMSQQVMDEERKQKILQRMPLHRFGRPEELSALICFLASPSATYITGQDFSVDGGALAFGF
- a CDS encoding alpha/beta hydrolase translates to MKKLFLATFLLAASAAPLVAQQQILPLYPSAIPDSKPNKSVTETAEKRPNVAEFVRQVVQPKLLVYPAPADKANGTAVVVCPGGGYGFLSMVNEGYQVAEKLNAMGITVFVLKYRLPDDRTQPDKSIAPLLDVQQAIRMVREQAAKFNVNPNRIGVAGFSAGGHLASTAGTHFAKPVGNKPGPTSVRPDFLILAYPVITFNDSLTHRGSRENLIGKNASAEQVQLYSNELQVSAQTPPTFLIHTQDDGVVPVQNSLLFYQACLRHKVPVEMHLYPKGGHGYGFYNRTTKDDWAERLRNWLDMNGWLTK
- a CDS encoding glycoside hydrolase family 97 protein, translating into MHKLSLFGFALLLSQALPLHHLLAQTKPTTVVSPDKNLQVELFFTQGQLQYRVLYKGKPVVEPSTLGLQLNQQEIGKGSSFGTVKRTSVNETYAWRGVHSKAVNRYNEAILPVQGGSNAPGFQLETRVFNDGVALRYVVGQTGASTTTADNTRFTLPAGSTVWTQPDIGNYEGKYQQQRIEDVQAGLKAGPPLTVQLPGKQGYLAITEGGLTDFAGMSLVAEGKRVFKANLTGTTKKTGPVETPWRIIEVGPDLNTLVNCDIVHNVAPKPDPQLFPQGMATSWIQPGKSVWSWLAGNGGVTFENMKRFSQWAGQLGFQYNLVDEGWSRWKDGGKDPWQLVQELVTYSAAQNVKVWVWKAYPDHDGTPGLKDPAARKAFFKQCKDIGVVGLKIDFFNTESQEIIDFYQAALHDAAELQLMLDFHGANKPTGEARTWPNEVTREGVRGLENETVWPAHNATLPFTRYLAGHGDYTPLTFRDIGKGTTFAHQMASMATFTSPFLCVAANPEAMLASKAKDLIVNMPSVWDETIVLPASEIGTLSLLARRNGTTWYLAALNGEKAQSVTVDLGFLSAGSYQAATLADEAGNPKADTIQKSKVSKQNKLTLKLADGGGYLGRFTKE
- a CDS encoding GH92 family glycosyl hydrolase, which translates into the protein MLKRPSYCLLLSALAVFSCTKTTPPASSVSGGRSEKLGSHLQYANPFMGTGPLNDPKDMGYTTPPDWRGAWAGLVFPGSALPNAMVQLSPITEFHTGAGYDYEDSVIVAFAHTNKGHWNLCHLPVLPVTGAANAKGDYSSRFDKKTETASPGFYGVTLRDYGVQVELTSTLRAGFHRYRFAQKDNRSIVFKLAQSNERVSNWAMEKAGDAAVQGFQETGRQTVFFYATLSEPMQNLDVRGPGTKDGLAVLRLADGGKKPVELRAGISFVSIENAKQNLAQEIGSRSFDEVRRAAADTWEKMLAQVDVKGGTPKQKEMFYSCLYRSFLWPALRSDLNGEFRDTKGNVVKADFNYYTEPSLWDTYRNKDVLMSMLAPEATIDVIKSMHDEGKKTGFLPTFFHGDHAASFIAGAYQRGLTNFDVQDVYRLMLRNANVEGGTRPHIKEYIEKGYIATEEVPKPHVESKGKAGVSKTLEYAFDDYAVAQMAKALNDTANYRTLMARSQNYRNVFDHGTKFMRGRLANGQWVKNFNPEYPYYEYMFREANAWQVSFFAPHDMPGLVKLYGGPQAFEAKLDSLFTVPWNTSYIARNVSGFIGQYCHGNQPDHEAPFSYYFVGKPEKSQRRLDEIMDRFYGMGKDKLGYSGMDDAGEMSAWYVFSATGLYPFSAADARYIVSVPVFDEVQWHMPGGKTLTVKHTGTGRNLRSIQVNGTASQGYFVPFSLFRDGGEVAVITQ